In one Erythrobacteraceae bacterium WH01K genomic region, the following are encoded:
- a CDS encoding S9 family peptidase — protein sequence MTKTDEAAPLIPRDVLFGNPTRAGGQISPDGQWLGWLAPQDGVLNVWIAPADDPDDARVLTKATDRPIRQYFFAPDSRSILYVQDKGGDENFLMYGVNIETGSETTLTDFENTRVQIVGASDRYKDKVLVGLNNRDPRFHDVHLLDLNTGALELVIQNDAYAGFVADDNLDLRLALRPNAAGGMDFFRVENGKVEEEPFSSTDLADSLTTSPAGFTRDGQTLYWTDSRGRNTAALIAMDVESGETRVIAEDARADIGGTLRDQDTGEVQAYSVNYLKTEWTALDSDIGAALDWLDERLDGAFGINSRTDDDRKWLVWNDPLTAPTKVYLFDRDAETLTEFYTGRPDLEGAPLQPMQALEIESRDGLTLTSYLTLPPGTDTDADGVPEKPVPMVLLVHGGPWARDGYGYNSTHQWLANRGYAVLSTNFRGSTGFGKEFISAGDLEWGRKMHDDLLDAVQWAVDRGVTSRDKVAIMGGSYGGYATLAGLTFTPDEFACGVDIVGPSNLETLLSTIPPYWEPLIAQFHERMGNPNTREGLAMLKERSPLYSAQNITKPLLIGQGANDPRVNQAESDQIVEAMKSNDIPVTYVLYPDEGHGFAKPENNIAFNAIAENFLATCLGGRAEPIGDTVGASTAQIVEGADFVQGLSDAVK from the coding sequence ATGACCAAGACCGACGAAGCCGCCCCCCTGATTCCCCGCGATGTCCTGTTCGGCAATCCGACGCGGGCCGGTGGCCAGATCAGCCCCGACGGTCAGTGGCTCGGCTGGCTGGCGCCACAGGACGGCGTGCTCAATGTCTGGATCGCACCGGCAGACGATCCGGACGACGCGCGCGTCCTGACGAAAGCGACCGACCGCCCGATCCGCCAGTATTTCTTCGCGCCCGACAGCCGGTCGATCCTGTATGTCCAGGACAAGGGCGGCGACGAGAATTTCCTGATGTACGGCGTGAATATCGAAACCGGGTCGGAAACCACGCTGACCGATTTCGAGAACACGCGCGTCCAGATCGTCGGCGCGTCGGACCGGTACAAGGACAAGGTGTTGGTCGGGCTGAACAACCGCGATCCGCGCTTCCACGATGTCCACCTGCTCGATCTCAACACCGGCGCGCTGGAACTGGTGATCCAGAACGATGCCTATGCCGGTTTCGTCGCGGACGACAATCTGGACCTGCGCCTGGCGCTGAGGCCGAATGCGGCAGGCGGGATGGACTTCTTCCGGGTCGAGAATGGCAAGGTCGAGGAAGAGCCCTTCAGCAGCACCGACCTGGCCGACTCGCTGACGACTAGCCCCGCCGGTTTCACCCGTGACGGGCAGACCCTGTACTGGACCGACAGCCGCGGGCGCAACACCGCTGCGCTGATCGCAATGGACGTGGAAAGCGGCGAGACGCGCGTCATCGCAGAGGATGCACGCGCCGATATCGGCGGCACGCTGCGCGATCAGGATACGGGCGAGGTGCAAGCTTATTCCGTCAATTACCTGAAGACCGAATGGACGGCCCTCGACAGCGACATCGGCGCAGCGCTGGACTGGCTGGACGAACGACTGGACGGCGCCTTCGGCATCAATTCGCGGACCGACGACGATCGCAAATGGCTGGTATGGAACGACCCGCTGACCGCGCCGACGAAGGTGTACCTGTTCGACCGCGATGCGGAAACGCTGACAGAGTTCTATACCGGACGCCCCGATCTCGAAGGGGCTCCGCTGCAGCCGATGCAGGCGCTGGAGATCGAGAGCCGCGACGGGCTGACCCTGACCAGCTACCTGACGCTGCCGCCCGGTACCGACACCGATGCGGACGGCGTACCCGAAAAGCCGGTCCCGATGGTGCTGCTGGTGCATGGCGGCCCTTGGGCGCGCGACGGTTACGGATACAACAGCACGCACCAATGGCTGGCCAATCGCGGATATGCCGTGCTCAGCACCAATTTCCGCGGGTCGACCGGCTTCGGCAAGGAGTTCATTTCGGCCGGCGACCTGGAATGGGGACGCAAGATGCATGACGACCTGCTGGATGCGGTCCAGTGGGCGGTCGATCGCGGCGTCACCAGCCGGGACAAGGTCGCGATCATGGGCGGCTCCTATGGCGGTTATGCCACGCTGGCCGGACTGACCTTTACGCCCGACGAATTTGCCTGCGGAGTCGACATCGTCGGCCCGTCCAACCTCGAGACACTGCTTTCGACCATTCCCCCCTATTGGGAACCGCTGATCGCCCAGTTCCACGAACGGATGGGCAATCCCAATACGCGGGAGGGTCTCGCCATGCTGAAGGAGCGCAGCCCGCTCTATTCGGCGCAGAACATCACCAAGCCGCTGCTGATCGGACAGGGGGCGAACGATCCGCGCGTCAACCAGGCGGAAAGCGACCAGATCGTCGAGGCGATGAAGTCCAACGACATCCCCGTGACCTACGTGCTCTATCCCGATGAAGGCCACGGCTTCGCCAAGCCGGAAAACAACATCGCCTTCAACGCGATTGCCGAGAATTTCCTCGCCACCTGCCTCGGCGGACGGGCGGAACCGATCGGCGACACGGTGGGCGCATCGACGGCTCAGATCGTCGAGGGTGCGGATTTCGTGCAAGGGCTGTCGGACGCCGTGAAATAG
- a CDS encoding DNA-3-methyladenine glycosylase 2 family protein: protein MGLTQGQITAALDELAAREPKIARALEVAGYPEPRNRETGYRTLLRTIVGQQVSVAAAASVWRKLEAELGEEMDARDLLARDFDTLRACGLSRQKQGYARSLCELVAEGSLDLGALPADDEAAIAELTRIKGIGRWSAEIYLLFAEGRSDIWPAGDLAVQKAVGKIMQLDENLPPEKTVRAIAEAWRPYRGAMAIFAWDTYNMEAI, encoded by the coding sequence ATGGGTTTGACGCAGGGGCAGATTACCGCCGCGCTCGACGAACTGGCGGCCCGCGAACCGAAAATCGCCCGCGCGCTGGAAGTGGCCGGCTATCCCGAGCCGCGTAATCGCGAAACCGGCTATCGCACGCTGCTGCGGACCATCGTGGGCCAGCAAGTGAGCGTCGCCGCCGCTGCCAGCGTATGGCGCAAGCTGGAGGCAGAACTGGGCGAGGAAATGGACGCGCGCGACTTGCTGGCACGCGATTTCGACACGCTGCGCGCCTGCGGCCTGTCGCGCCAGAAACAGGGTTATGCCCGGTCGCTGTGCGAACTGGTGGCGGAAGGCTCGCTCGACCTTGGCGCCCTCCCCGCCGACGACGAAGCCGCCATTGCGGAATTGACCCGCATCAAGGGAATCGGGCGGTGGTCGGCAGAGATATACCTCCTGTTCGCGGAGGGGCGCAGCGATATCTGGCCCGCCGGCGATCTCGCCGTGCAGAAGGCGGTCGGAAAGATCATGCAGCTGGACGAAAACCTGCCGCCGGAAAAAACCGTTCGCGCCATTGCAGAGGCGTGGCGTCCGTATCGCGGCGCGATGGCGATCTTCGCATGGGACACATACAACATGGAGGCGATCTGA
- a CDS encoding 2Fe-2S iron-sulfur cluster-binding protein, with translation MPKLVVVTREGQEFTVEVEDGLTVMEAIRDNGFDELLALCGGCCSCATCHVMVDPAFGDKLPEMSEDEDDLLESSDHRAENSRLSCQIPFTSELDGLKVTISPED, from the coding sequence ATGCCCAAGCTGGTAGTCGTGACGCGCGAAGGACAGGAATTCACCGTGGAGGTCGAGGACGGCCTGACCGTGATGGAGGCAATCCGCGACAACGGTTTCGACGAATTGCTGGCGCTGTGCGGCGGGTGCTGTTCCTGCGCGACCTGCCACGTGATGGTCGACCCGGCTTTCGGCGACAAGCTGCCCGAAATGAGCGAGGACGAGGACGACCTGCTCGAATCCTCCGATCACCGGGCCGAAAATTCGCGCCTGTCCTGCCAGATCCCGTTCACCAGCGAACTGGACGGGCTGAAGGTGACTATCTCCCCTGAAGATTAA
- a CDS encoding cysteine synthase A: protein MNITSPQENTLDLIGNTPLVRLAGPSEAAGCDIYGKCEFANPGASVKDRAALYIIRDAEARGDLKPGGCVVEGTAGNTGIGIALVANALGYRTIIVIPDNQSKEKMDTLRALGAELVTVPPTKYADPNHFQHVSRRLAEETDGAIWAGQFDNTANRKAHIEGTAAELWEQLDGGITGFTCAAGTGGTIAGVGLGLKERNAGCVIALTDPHGAALYNYYAHGELKAEGSSVAEGIGQGRITGNLEGAPIDTQYRVSDEEGLEWVRRLLREEGLCLGLSSGINVAGAIALGRDLVAEGRKDVKVATILCDTGFRYLSTLYNADWLREKGLPVFDWLEG from the coding sequence ATGAATATCACCTCCCCCCAAGAGAACACGCTGGACCTGATCGGCAACACGCCGCTGGTCCGCCTTGCCGGGCCGAGCGAGGCCGCCGGCTGCGACATTTACGGCAAGTGCGAATTCGCCAATCCGGGCGCCTCGGTGAAGGACCGCGCCGCGCTTTACATCATCCGCGACGCAGAGGCGCGCGGCGACCTGAAGCCGGGCGGCTGCGTCGTCGAAGGCACGGCCGGCAATACGGGCATCGGCATTGCACTGGTCGCCAATGCGCTGGGCTATCGTACGATCATCGTGATACCCGACAACCAGTCGAAGGAGAAGATGGACACGCTGCGCGCACTGGGCGCGGAGCTGGTCACGGTTCCCCCGACCAAATATGCGGACCCCAATCATTTCCAGCACGTCTCCCGCCGTCTGGCGGAAGAAACGGACGGTGCGATCTGGGCCGGTCAGTTCGACAACACCGCCAACCGCAAGGCCCATATCGAGGGCACGGCGGCCGAGCTGTGGGAACAGCTGGACGGAGGCATTACCGGCTTCACCTGCGCCGCAGGAACGGGCGGGACGATTGCCGGGGTCGGGCTCGGCCTGAAAGAACGCAATGCGGGCTGCGTCATCGCGCTCACCGACCCGCACGGCGCGGCGCTCTACAATTACTATGCCCATGGCGAATTGAAGGCCGAGGGGTCTTCGGTCGCGGAGGGGATCGGGCAGGGCCGTATCACCGGAAACCTGGAGGGCGCGCCGATCGATACGCAGTACCGCGTGTCGGACGAGGAAGGACTGGAATGGGTCCGCCGCCTGCTGCGCGAAGAGGGTCTGTGCCTTGGCCTGTCGAGCGGGATCAACGTCGCCGGTGCGATCGCACTGGGCCGCGACCTGGTGGCCGAGGGACGGAAGGACGTGAAGGTCGCAACCATCCTGTGCGATACGGGCTTCCGCTATCTTTCGACGCTCTATAACGCGGACTGGCTGCGTGAAAAAGGCCTGCCGGTGTTCGACTGGCTCGAAGGCTAG
- a CDS encoding Gldg family protein yields the protein MKAIALAAAVSVMMSGCTAQDTPGAPDAPAETAIGDKPKLGLMTTLPILWSGHGEFGEMLSGEEEPHWARGVLSEMHDLQALDVLTPAALDEIALLVLAQPRMLSGEENVALDEWVRGGGHVLVFADPMLTEHSDFGIGDKRRPQDVALLDPILARWGMTLDAGPPKLETTFAPLGAAQVPLRAEGFLEFRDPAGGAETRCAHVVGRILARCDIGSGSAVVLADAAVLEAHPWAEEGIDEPSEAALRELLGIAGERTRSRPGKTGE from the coding sequence ATGAAAGCGATTGCCCTTGCCGCTGCCGTATCGGTGATGATGTCAGGTTGCACCGCGCAGGATACGCCCGGTGCCCCGGATGCGCCCGCGGAGACAGCCATCGGCGACAAGCCGAAGCTGGGGCTGATGACGACGCTGCCGATCCTGTGGAGCGGGCACGGCGAATTCGGCGAAATGCTGTCGGGTGAAGAAGAGCCTCACTGGGCGCGGGGCGTCCTGTCGGAAATGCACGATCTCCAGGCGCTGGATGTCCTGACGCCCGCGGCGCTGGACGAGATAGCGCTGCTCGTCCTCGCCCAGCCGCGCATGCTGTCCGGCGAGGAAAACGTCGCGCTCGATGAATGGGTGCGGGGTGGTGGCCATGTGCTGGTCTTTGCAGATCCCATGCTGACCGAGCATTCCGATTTCGGGATCGGCGACAAGCGCCGCCCGCAGGACGTGGCGCTGCTGGACCCGATACTGGCGCGCTGGGGTATGACACTGGATGCGGGGCCTCCGAAGCTGGAGACGACGTTCGCGCCCCTCGGCGCGGCGCAGGTACCGCTCCGGGCCGAAGGATTCCTCGAGTTCCGCGATCCGGCAGGGGGCGCCGAGACACGCTGCGCCCATGTGGTAGGCCGAATACTCGCGCGGTGCGATATCGGAAGCGGGAGCGCGGTCGTCCTCGCCGATGCGGCCGTTCTGGAAGCACATCCATGGGCCGAGGAGGGTATCGACGAGCCGTCCGAGGCTGCCCTGCGAGAGCTTTTGGGGATTGCCGGGGAAAGGACCCGGAGTCGTCCCGGGAAAACCGGGGAATGA